A region of Zeugodacus cucurbitae isolate PBARC_wt_2022May chromosome 5, idZeuCucr1.2, whole genome shotgun sequence DNA encodes the following proteins:
- the LOC105208875 gene encoding uncharacterized protein LOC105208875 isoform X6, which produces MSAEVNKEMAVSPTPSETEAITDPIEVYNMFIVEDEESKDSVKQNAWFHKRLIRHVRRQRILYDPKHKQFCCAEAKNEVWEKIAKRMGCDADICKNAWVNLRYAYQKYVRRLRKFFANKANMKRRRRPIMAFETELVFLWRFIADKVRCPLPFSEEMEAKEATPVAKPATEDDDIVLLEDDVEVIDLDDDTPNITKVFSKHQKVYFQITPEMRRLIYNLQCYQEIYDSLHRYHDDYRRKGIIWNAVANEVGDKATKLMKCWIQIQTRYEWELMQRRLQEELLATKPQTELESMLHFMKPHILKMPRTVYKSSYFLKKDWHEPIDHFKNIFSLLVAMKKHPTVIAYTEIMVNKTEEVDTAKYTQLWNDVAKAKGGAVTPGQCETTWLILRLFYWELMSMRKHSYQLQDKWYFETIITELYALSKVQKFARAKKSNLGALMLSSICADDLKKPSTDNANKSKQTEVKTIHNNTTPPPNAPLTPNTIVPISVNLDEDKISSSIIETKSQAPKNAIKHKKPLDIAIASSSATSSTTVSNNGLVVTVTKVPAKMHATPVIQQDAQTTYPQARSPQIRVKSQAQLQAEPVKMLVQTRPQIQIHAQPATPAPNQPIQIRLQTPAALQNPIQTITLPRVQQTQQQQFQMLPLTPIQAQSKLPTKQNQSNLQASTQFLTTNMAQLLPPTTNEIALNESTTITLDTIKTPKIVSAVSLAPRAAFAAPFINKGLQITAVAGASPPAPQHTTPPQLPTTVVVTPTSGTFNLPFSLPDNTNISKCPPLSCVDTNTLTDTIITLPNPVLPVSTLQQANVSLPIMEVQSLESKIPATVLARPHLTPTSQLNANEIMIELISSVNGNQLVVHGPPLEQKYSLPMSTTALLIREVLSIPYLHKKDYNKPQQVNSCWQYLAKRFNLPVHICKACWNFLSENFAHFPQIAPMEELTKPVKIGMNVWRENYAFFQTFNEKAAQLRLPFAKDAVEMFFDNIRDQTKHIPRVAGKKLTFVADWQAAINSNPHVPNKVWFGTWTLFKSAFMKYMRDLEIGIDNKWSLEWWRVLAKMDFLIEEQYHNMEPFYYIVRNKMIDECERCIKEEQKFNIDVKTKRFLPKKETAHPMLQKIPDIDAYRVIMTVRRYPQIYQKATEGEKAKAWEKVAFEMRTTVTACRFAFQCALKNYRLYATRDPANRCRLNHRYYKHLAEIYRAIKPTRKINIKTPSELNQSVSENPDANESVFPERFIMDINMSNSHSNVVMKNWAYGVGASVPAEKLTALFEKYRPASATSETFTTNVSTERSSEDLSDIEDTKEKRRRYMRSYRAKQSKEAREARLQQVRQRAAEIRASESKEAREARLQQVRQHAAEIRASESKEAREARLQQVRQYAAEIRASESKKARETRLQQVRQRAAAIRSSESKEARETRLQQMRQYATESRGSGSKEAREARLQQVQQQNADITIKKE; this is translated from the exons gcCGTGAGTCCGACACCTTCCGAAACTGAAGCTATAACCGATCCTATCGAAGTCTACAACATGTTCATAGTTGAAGATGAGGAGTCCAAAGATTCCGTCAAGCAAAATGCGTGGTTCCACAAACGCCTTATAAGGCACGTACGACGTCAACGAATACTTTACGATCCAAAGCATAAACAATTTTGTTGTGCCGAAGCAAAAAACGAAGTTTGGGAGAAAATTGCAAAACGAATGGGTTGTGATG CTGATATCTGCAAGAATGCCTGGGTGAATTTACGTTATGCTTATCAGAAATATGTGCGTCGGTTGCGTAAATTCTTTGCGAACAAAGCGAATATGAAGCGCCGACGTCGTCCAATTATGGCATTCGAAACGGAATTAGTTTTTCTCTGGCGTTTCATAGCCGACAA AGTACGCTGTCCACTGCCTTTTAGCGAGGAGATGGAGGCGAAGGAAGCAACGCCTGTTGCAAAACCTGCAACCGAAGATGATGACATAGTTTTGTTGGAGGACGATGTGGAGGTGATCGACTTGGACGATGATACACCGAACATAACCAAGGTCTTTTCCAAGCACCAGAAGGTGTATTTCCAAATCACGCCGGAAATGCGACGCTTGATCTACAATTTACAATGTTACCAAGAGATATACGACAGCTTACATCGATATCATGATGATTACCGGCGCAAGGGCATCATTTGGAATGCCGTCGCGAATGAAGTGGGTGATAAAG CCaccaaattaatgaaatgttggatacaaatacaaacacgcTACGAATGGGAGCTTATGCAACGTCGTTTGCAAGAGGAGCTCTTAGCTACGAAGCCACAAACCGAACTGGAGAGTATGCTGCATTTCATGAAGCCACACATACTTAAAAT GCCAAGAACGGTTTATAAGAGTTCTTACTTCCTCAAAAAAGACTGGCATGAGCCGATCGATCACTTTAAGAATATCTTCAGCTTGCTGGTTGCCATGAAGAAACATCCCACTGTGATTGCGTACACCGAAATTATGGTCAACAAAACCGAAGAAGTCGATACCGCTAAGTATACACAACTCTGGAATGATGTGGCAAAGGCTAAAG GCGGTGCTGTCACTCCTGGGCAGTGCGAGACCACTTGGCTCATCTTACGCTTGTTCTATTGGGAACTAATGAGCATGCGCAAACACAGTTATCAACTGCAAGACAAATGGTATTTCGAAACTATTATAACGGAACTGTATGCCTTGTCTAAGGTGCAGAAATTCGCACGCGCCAAAAAGTCTAATCTTGGCGCGCTCATGTTGTCCTCCATATGCGCTGATGACCTAAAAAAACCTTCAACAGACAACGCAAATAAAAGTAAGCAAACCGAAGTAAaaacaatacacaacaacacaacgccGCCACCGAATGCACCGCTAACGCCTAACACCATCGTGCCGATATCGGTGAATTTGGATGAAGACAAAATCAGTTCTTCCATAATCGAAACTAAGAGTCAAGCGcctaaaaatgcaataaaacacaaaaagccGTTAGATATCGCCATCGCCTCATCCTCAGCAACCAGTTCTACGACTGTCTCAAATAACGGTTTGGTGGTGACTGTCACAAAAGTGCCGGCGAAGATGCATGCCACGCCCGTTATACAACAGGATGCGCAAACGACTTATCCACAAGCGCGTTCGCCGCAAATACGCGTGAAATCGCAGGCGCAACTGCAAGCCGAACCCGTAAAGATGTTAGTACAAACGCGTCCGCAGATACAAATACACGCGCAACCCGCCACGCCTGCGCCGAATCAACCCATACAAATACGCTTGCAAACGCCAGCGGCGTTGCAAAATCCAATTCAAACCATAACGCTGCCGCGCgtccaacaaacacaacaacaacaattccaaATGCTGCCGCTTACGCCAATACAGGCACAGTCGAAGTTACCCACGAAGCAGAATCAGTCTAACCTGCAGGCGTCAACACAATTCCTAACCACCAATATGGCTCAGCTGCTGCcgccaacaacaaatgaaattgcACTAAACGAAAGTACAACAATAACTTTGGATACAATAAAAACGCCGAAGATCGTATCGGCTGTGAGTTTGGCACCGCGCGCCGCCTTCGCAGCGCCCTTCATCAATAAAGGTTTGCAAATAACGGCAGTTGCCGGTGCATCACCGCCCGCGCCGCAGCACACCACACCTCCCCAATTACCAACCACGGTTGTTGTGACGCCCACGTCGGGTACTTTTAATCTGCCCTTTTCACTGCCGGATAATACAAATATCTCCAAGTGTCCGCCATTGAGTTGTGTGGACACCAATACGCTCACCGATACGATCATAACGCTGCCGAATCCGGTGCTGCCGGTGTCCACGCTGCAGCAAGCGAATGTGTCGCTGCCCATCATGGAGGTGCAATCGCTCGAGTCGAAAATACCCGCTACCGTGTTGGCGCGTCCACATTTGACGCCCACCTCACAGCTGAACGCCAACGAAATCATGATCGAGCTGATCAGTTCGGTGAACGGCAATCAGTTGGTGGTGCACGGGCCGCCGCTGGAGCAGAAGTACTCACTGCCAATGAGCACGACGGCGTTGCTGATACGCGAGGTGCTCTCCATACCATATTTACATAAGAAGGACTACAATAAACCGCAACAGGTCAACAGTTGTTGGCAGTATTTGGCTAAGCGCTTCAATTTGCCGG TGCATATCTGCAAGGCTTGTTGGAACTTCTTGTCggaaaattttgcacatttcCCACAAATTGCGCCCATGGAGGAGCTGACGAAACCAGTGAAAATTGGCATGAATGTGTGGCGCGAAAATTACGCATTCTTTCAAACATTCAATGAGAAAGCAG CTCAACTACGCTTGCCATTTGCAAAAGATGCTGTAGAGATGTTCTTCGATAATATTCGAGATCAGACCAAGCACATACCACGTGTAGCCGGCAAGAAATTGACCTTTGTCGCCGATTGGCAAGCAGCCATAAATAGTAATCCACATGTACCAAACa aAGTCTGGTTCGGCACCTGGACACTATTTAAAAGCGCCTTCATGAAATACATGCGTGACTTGGAGATCGGCATCGACAACAAATGGTCGTTGGAATGGTGGCGCGTATTGGCCAAAATGGATTTCTTAATCGAAGAGCAATATCACAATATGGAGCCGTTCTACTATATTGTGCGCAACAAAATGATTGACGAATGCGAACGTTGCATTAAAGAAGAGCAGAAGTTTAATATCGATGTGAAAACGAAGAGATTCCTGCCGAAAAAGGAAACAGCGCATCCGATGTTGCAGAAAATACCCGACATTGACGCTTACCGTGTCATCATGACCGTGCGTCGCTATCCGCAGATTTATCAAAAGGCCACCGAGGGCGAGAAGGCCAAAGCGTGGGAGAAAGTCGCCTTCGAAATGCGCACAACTG TGACGGCATGCCGTTTTGCCTTCCAATGCGCCCTGAAAAACTATCGGCTCTATGCGACACGTGATCCAGCTAATCGTTGTCGTCTCAATCATCGCTATTACAAACATTTGGCGGAAATTTATCGCGCCATCAAGCCGACGCgcaaaatcaatattaaaacaCCTTCCGAACTGAATCAGTCGGTTAGTGAGAATCCCGACGCCAATGAGTCGGTGTTCCCCGAACGTTTCATTATGGACATCAACATGAGCAACAGTCACTCGAATGTGGTGATGAAGAATTGGGCCTATGGTGTGGGCGCATCTGTGCCGGCGGAGAAATTGACGGCGCTTTTCGAAAAATATCGTCCAGCTTCGGCGACAAGTGAAACATTTACTACAAA TGTAAGCACGGAAAGATCCTCAGAAGACTTAAGTGATATAGAGGACACAAAGGAGAAAAGAAGACGCTATATGAGAAGTTATAGAGCCAAGCAGTCGAAGGAAGCCAGAGAGGCTCGTTTGCAGCAAGTGCGCCAGCGTGCAGCAGAAATCCGAGCATCGGAATCAAAGGAAGCCAGAGAGGCTCGTTTGCAGCAAGTGCGCCAGCATGCAGCAGAAATCCGAGCATCGGAATCAAAGGAAGCCAGAGAGGCTCGCTTGCAGCAAGTGCGCCAGTATGCAGCTGAAATCCGAGCGTCAGAATCTAAGAAAGCTAGAGAGACTCGATTACAGCAAGTGCGCCAGCGTGCAGCAGCAATCCGATCATCGGAATCTAAGGAAGCTAGAGAGACTCGTTTACAGCAAATGCGTCAGTATGCAACTGAAAGCCGAGGATCAGGATCTAAGGAAGCCAGAGAGGCACGTTTGCagcaagtgcaacaacaaaacgcaGATATAACGATTAAGAAGGAATAA